Proteins from one Azospirillum brasilense genomic window:
- a CDS encoding MFS transporter, producing MKLSFIRRLNWMLTGVVSVLMLVSLAVQTNHVNTLFRPLIEPELARKAEVVGSYVVAQIDRAVALGFELDKLVGVDELLSDALAANPDVKYLALEIGGRLHAFSGTEEARSGSRLTVADAPPEGESPQFLDTVLALEGNEAARLHVGVDSGYVRSAMNEVVFDLGSVLIVAILLNIEILLLVVGSSVAAPLRRVTAVMKQAADGHLGVRVASRNRDEVGELSRAVDWALDSVQHKADMTASEQAMTKIGMMQRVVELRFAIFIFSLAEELTRTFLSVYIKQLFEPVPGLSMEMVIGAPIALFMLLWAVSQPIAGSVSERRGRRAVFLGGALLSFVGLVGSGLATDLIQLIVARCLTAVGYASVFIAAQGFVIDATDPKQRAQAIAMYAGGILSAGVCGPAIGGVIAGQVGFRTTFLISAGLALLAAFMAWQVLPRVRAAQGKSSRGLRLADAVLCLRNPRFVGLAVFSAVPAKLGLTALLFFLLPLALDDQGVSQSWIGRVLLLYWLLMIVVSPMAAKLSDRSGQRGGFLVVGGLVAAGAAWVLSMPGSLGTALAGVALLGVAHAMLGAPQLAMLADVCVKERAALGETTVIGMFRLIERLGSVVAPFLAGLFLAHYGYAGALKGIGAVLAACVAVQLLLSALFRPRPPADFPQRTPA from the coding sequence CAAGGCCGAGGTCGTCGGGTCCTACGTGGTGGCGCAGATCGACCGCGCGGTGGCGCTGGGCTTCGAGCTGGACAAGCTGGTCGGGGTGGACGAGCTGCTGTCCGACGCGCTGGCCGCCAACCCGGACGTCAAGTATCTGGCGCTGGAGATCGGCGGGCGCCTCCACGCCTTCTCCGGGACCGAGGAGGCGCGGTCCGGCAGCCGCCTGACCGTGGCCGATGCCCCGCCGGAGGGCGAGTCCCCGCAATTCCTCGACACCGTCCTGGCGCTGGAGGGCAACGAGGCGGCGCGGCTGCATGTCGGCGTCGATTCCGGCTATGTCCGCTCGGCCATGAACGAGGTGGTGTTCGACCTCGGCTCCGTGCTGATCGTCGCCATCCTGCTCAACATCGAGATCCTGCTGCTGGTCGTCGGCTCCTCCGTCGCGGCGCCGCTGCGCCGGGTGACGGCGGTGATGAAGCAGGCCGCCGACGGGCATCTCGGCGTGCGCGTCGCCTCGCGCAACCGCGACGAGGTGGGCGAGCTGTCGCGCGCCGTCGACTGGGCGCTGGACAGCGTGCAGCACAAGGCCGACATGACCGCCTCCGAGCAGGCCATGACCAAGATCGGCATGATGCAGCGGGTGGTGGAGCTGCGTTTCGCCATCTTCATCTTCTCCCTGGCGGAGGAGCTGACCCGCACCTTCCTGTCCGTCTACATCAAGCAGCTGTTCGAGCCGGTGCCCGGCCTGTCGATGGAGATGGTCATCGGCGCGCCCATCGCCCTGTTCATGCTGCTGTGGGCGGTCAGCCAGCCGATCGCCGGCAGCGTGTCGGAACGGCGCGGGCGGCGCGCCGTCTTCCTCGGCGGGGCGCTGCTGTCCTTTGTCGGTCTGGTCGGCTCCGGCCTCGCCACCGACCTCATCCAGCTCATCGTCGCGCGCTGCCTGACCGCCGTCGGCTACGCCAGCGTCTTCATCGCCGCCCAGGGCTTCGTCATCGACGCCACCGACCCCAAGCAGCGCGCCCAGGCCATTGCCATGTACGCCGGCGGCATCCTCAGCGCCGGCGTCTGCGGCCCGGCCATCGGCGGCGTGATCGCCGGGCAGGTGGGCTTCCGCACGACCTTCCTGATCTCCGCCGGGCTGGCGCTGCTGGCCGCCTTCATGGCGTGGCAGGTGCTGCCGCGGGTGCGCGCGGCGCAGGGGAAATCCAGCCGCGGCCTGCGTCTGGCCGATGCCGTGCTGTGCCTGCGCAACCCGCGCTTCGTCGGGCTCGCCGTCTTCAGCGCGGTTCCGGCCAAGCTGGGGCTGACGGCGCTTCTGTTCTTCCTGCTGCCGCTGGCGCTGGACGACCAGGGGGTCAGCCAGTCCTGGATCGGGCGCGTGCTGCTGCTCTACTGGCTGCTGATGATCGTGGTGTCGCCGATGGCGGCGAAGCTGTCCGACCGCTCGGGCCAGCGCGGCGGCTTCCTGGTGGTGGGCGGATTGGTCGCCGCCGGGGCGGCCTGGGTGCTGTCGATGCCGGGTTCGCTCGGCACGGCGCTGGCCGGAGTCGCCCTGCTGGGGGTGGCGCACGCCATGCTCGGCGCGCCGCAGCTCGCCATGCTCGCCGACGTCTGCGTCAAGGAGCGGGCGGCGCTGGGCGAGACCACGGTGATCGGCATGTTCCGTCTGATCGAGCGGCTGGGCTCCGTCGTCGCCCCCTTCCTGGCCGGGCTGTTCCTGGCCCATTACGGCTACGCCGGGGCGCTGAAGGGCATCGGCGCGGTGCTGGCGGCCTGCGTCGCCGTGCAGCTGCTGCTGAGCGCCCTGTTCCGCCCGCGCCCGCCCGCCGACTTCCCGCAGAGGACCCCCGCATGA
- a CDS encoding ABC transporter substrate binding protein, whose amino-acid sequence MSLSRRTVLTGALTAGTLAASGVPALAQPSFAPAARTFTAAKPARIVVLTPRKDVGDVLGLRDFIASSGLSATVEVREVPQASAMPTLLPDIRASKPDLVVTVFTPLTLGAVGRYDDPDPSRFLTDVPVVFTSVTDPVASRVVRALDRPGRAVTGTRHIAPAAVQMKTMLSYRRWKKIAAVYNPAEDNMVVAVRDLKEEAARQGVEIHDAALPRDAAGAPQAAAIPDLIADAARAGAELVYIGPDTLVASNNNAVVAEQALAHRLATFCSTELPIRRANLLMGLVSPAVNVGRFAGLKAVEILTGAKPADTIPVETLNRFSLLLRIGAAKQLDLYPPMRLLNIAEIVQDA is encoded by the coding sequence ATGAGCCTGTCCCGCCGCACCGTCCTGACGGGAGCCCTCACCGCTGGAACGCTGGCGGCCAGCGGCGTTCCGGCCCTTGCGCAGCCATCCTTCGCTCCGGCGGCCAGGACCTTCACCGCCGCCAAGCCGGCGCGCATCGTCGTGCTGACCCCGCGCAAGGATGTGGGCGACGTGCTGGGCCTGCGCGACTTCATCGCGTCGAGTGGCCTGTCCGCCACGGTGGAGGTGCGCGAGGTGCCGCAGGCCTCCGCCATGCCGACGCTGCTGCCGGATATCCGGGCGTCCAAGCCCGATCTGGTGGTGACCGTCTTCACGCCGCTGACGCTGGGAGCGGTCGGGCGCTATGACGATCCGGACCCGTCGCGTTTCCTGACCGACGTGCCGGTGGTCTTCACCTCGGTCACCGACCCGGTAGCCTCGCGCGTCGTGCGCGCGCTCGACCGTCCGGGGCGCGCGGTCACCGGCACGCGGCACATCGCGCCGGCCGCGGTGCAGATGAAGACGATGCTGTCCTACCGGCGCTGGAAGAAGATCGCCGCGGTCTACAACCCGGCCGAGGACAACATGGTCGTCGCCGTGCGCGACCTGAAGGAGGAGGCCGCCCGCCAGGGAGTGGAGATCCACGACGCCGCGCTGCCGCGCGACGCCGCCGGGGCGCCGCAGGCCGCCGCCATCCCCGACCTGATCGCCGACGCGGCGCGCGCCGGTGCGGAGCTGGTCTACATCGGTCCGGACACGCTGGTCGCCTCCAACAACAACGCCGTGGTGGCGGAGCAGGCGCTGGCCCACCGGCTGGCCACCTTCTGCTCCACCGAGTTGCCGATCCGCCGGGCCAACCTGCTGATGGGGCTGGTCAGCCCGGCCGTCAACGTCGGGCGCTTTGCCGGGCTGAAGGCGGTGGAGATCCTGACCGGGGCCAAGCCCGCCGACACCATCCCGGTGGAGACTCTGAACCGCTTCTCCCTGCTGCTGCGCATCGGGGCGGCCAAGCAACTGGACCTCTACCCGCCGATGCGCCTGCTCAACATCGCCGAAATCGTCCAGGACGCCTGA
- a CDS encoding GNAT family N-acetyltransferase, translated as MTVLLSPEQTVHTGMLRVRCGEPVCVPYRIRFLGPADLPALEAFRGYIFGQLPDIDAYFPETPEFAGLHLGERGVTLGLEAEGRLIGCAILGLPQPGMPAFVDDLPGTRPAVTATAHMASCMVHPDFRGNGLQRLLVTLRTLHALGAGRPHLFSRVALSNPRSLANLLSGGFLVRQVLVMHASGRLRYLLHRDLGAAPPAWVPGSERVFAVPELDEQRAVIEAGWIGHLVELDGPVPLVTYARPVEAVQVVAQDAALEVTP; from the coding sequence ATGACGGTCCTCTTATCCCCCGAACAGACGGTCCATACGGGCATGCTGCGCGTCCGGTGCGGCGAGCCGGTCTGCGTTCCCTACCGCATCCGCTTCCTCGGCCCCGCCGACCTGCCGGCGCTGGAGGCGTTCCGCGGCTACATCTTCGGGCAGTTGCCGGACATCGACGCCTATTTCCCCGAAACGCCGGAGTTCGCCGGTCTGCATCTGGGCGAGCGCGGCGTGACGCTGGGGCTGGAGGCCGAGGGTCGGCTGATCGGCTGCGCCATCCTGGGCCTGCCGCAGCCGGGCATGCCGGCCTTCGTGGACGATCTGCCGGGCACGCGCCCCGCCGTCACCGCCACCGCCCATATGGCGAGCTGCATGGTCCACCCGGACTTCCGCGGCAACGGGCTGCAACGGCTGCTGGTGACGCTGCGCACGCTCCACGCGCTGGGAGCCGGGCGCCCGCACCTGTTCTCGCGCGTCGCCCTGTCCAACCCCCGCAGCCTGGCGAACCTGCTGTCCGGCGGCTTCCTGGTGCGCCAGGTGCTGGTCATGCACGCCAGCGGCCGGCTGCGCTATCTGCTGCACCGCGACCTGGGGGCGGCGCCGCCCGCCTGGGTGCCGGGCAGCGAGCGCGTCTTCGCCGTTCCGGAGCTGGACGAGCAGCGGGCGGTGATCGAGGCCGGCTGGATCGGGCATTTGGTGGAACTGGACGGCCCCGTGCCGCTGGTCACCTACGCGCGCCCGGTGGAGGCGGTGCAGGTCGTAGCCCAGGATGCCGCGCTGGAGGTCACGCCGTGA
- a CDS encoding ATP-grasp domain-containing protein: MSTPLKTAVVVDPYSTGILLAPRLRARGYEVVAVQSRPDLAPSLLRSYQPDDFAAHILHDGDLDALARTLRPLAPAFILPGNESAVELTDALGAVLGTPGNSPKLTAARRNKFMMIERLAAAGLLTARQTMATGAAEAVEWAAQAGWPVVAKPMASASTDHVYFCDTPAQLRAAVDAILGSRDFCGSANERVLVQTYLDGLEYVVNTVSRGGRHYVCDVLLSAKRALNGSPFVYDYYRLLPPEEPVAQALMAYIRRVLDALEITDGAGHAEVRMTARGPALVEIAARAMGPAGSTTGIAAGTGHDQVDLLVDAFDGAAAVGPLLDGHYRFQADAMVLYLPVLVSGRVEALPDLSILDGMASVRGYALVPRVGDEVVPTLDLTQVLAKIYLAHPDRAVFERDWAAIRSLEDRLQPTVA; the protein is encoded by the coding sequence GTGAGCACTCCTCTCAAGACGGCGGTCGTCGTCGATCCCTATTCCACCGGCATCCTTCTGGCGCCGCGGCTGCGCGCGCGGGGCTACGAAGTGGTCGCGGTGCAGAGCCGCCCGGACCTCGCCCCGTCGCTGCTGCGCAGTTACCAGCCCGACGACTTCGCGGCGCACATCCTCCATGACGGCGACCTCGACGCGCTGGCGAGGACGCTGCGCCCACTGGCCCCGGCCTTCATCCTGCCGGGCAATGAGTCCGCGGTGGAGTTGACCGACGCGCTGGGCGCCGTTCTGGGCACGCCGGGCAACAGCCCGAAGCTGACCGCCGCGCGCCGCAACAAGTTCATGATGATCGAGCGGCTGGCCGCCGCCGGCCTGCTGACCGCCCGCCAGACCATGGCGACCGGTGCCGCGGAGGCGGTGGAGTGGGCGGCACAGGCGGGCTGGCCCGTGGTGGCGAAGCCGATGGCCAGCGCTTCCACCGACCATGTCTATTTCTGCGACACCCCCGCGCAGCTGCGCGCCGCCGTGGACGCCATCCTGGGCAGCCGTGACTTCTGCGGTTCGGCCAACGAGCGGGTTCTGGTGCAGACCTACCTCGACGGGCTCGAATACGTCGTCAACACGGTCAGCCGCGGCGGGCGCCACTATGTCTGCGACGTGCTGCTGTCCGCCAAGCGGGCGCTGAACGGGTCCCCCTTCGTCTACGATTATTACCGGCTCCTGCCGCCGGAGGAACCGGTGGCGCAGGCGTTGATGGCCTACATCCGCCGGGTGCTCGACGCGCTGGAGATCACCGACGGCGCCGGCCATGCCGAGGTGCGGATGACCGCCCGCGGCCCGGCGCTGGTGGAGATCGCGGCGCGCGCCATGGGGCCGGCCGGCTCGACCACCGGCATCGCGGCGGGCACCGGGCACGATCAGGTCGATCTGCTGGTCGATGCCTTCGACGGGGCGGCGGCGGTCGGGCCGCTGCTCGACGGCCATTACCGGTTCCAGGCCGACGCGATGGTCCTCTATCTGCCGGTTCTCGTGTCGGGCCGGGTGGAGGCTTTGCCGGACCTCTCCATTCTGGACGGCATGGCGAGCGTGCGCGGCTACGCCCTGGTGCCGCGGGTCGGGGACGAGGTGGTGCCGACGCTCGATCTGACGCAGGTGCTGGCGAAAATCTATCTGGCGCATCCGGACCGCGCCGTGTTCGAGCGCGACTGGGCTGCCATCCGCTCGCTGGAGGATCGCCTCCAGCCGACCGTCGCGTAG
- a CDS encoding response regulator — translation MLFALLFTTPALATVLPQAERGVLDLRGWYADLDGPVSLDGEWLVSWDRLAGEESLNPLPEPDGRIWTPFTLPAIWNGAERPDGQEMGGFGAATFRLKILLPPGMPPLTLKMPPVNSAMRVWVDGRSVAAAGVPALAAAQEQSSSVSRFVTLHGGQRVIELAVEVSNHFHFEGGIGRTIYLDANGGLSRLWQRQLMTNAGALMSLSLMALFIGAFLRRRLSAAPLFLVMLLAACAMRLICTSELLRVFFPGVSEVWAYRLEYLPIYMFYPIYFHLLRELFPGCLHRGVGRAMMAVAVPGMFLVLVTEPAQFTRLRDVASLLLVLSALYFAWRLTVAALRRHSGALLLGAGALAFLGSVVHDALMYAHFFESIDLVPYGALLFLFGHALVLGRRVETAFLNERRLSQELVALNEGLELQIAERTRALSDKSATLERFLANLSHEVRTPLNAILGMVRVIRREGATDQLDERLRVADGAGRHLVSMLDTILDLSRLEAGRMELHPQPTDVVALVEDAVALMRAGAEEKDLALSLTVSGLGAERFWIDPLRLRQIVLNLLSNAVKFTERGGVEVTLTARPPPPDAASGTVVLCLTVADSGPGVPRAAQGIIFEPFHRLEGTRLEGNRRDGAGLGLAIVNGLVRLMGGDVCLEGRPGGGSLFTVSLATRPLPVADPSPDRAAPMPVPGSLDILVVEDAPENQAILREYLAPGGHRAVYVESGEEALAVLAARTVDVVLLDMRLPGIDGVEVTRRIRALPDAERALVPVIAVTANSSPEDRADYLEAGVDEVVAKPVDPDALQDALARHAPSGSCAPAPSFAVQGAPLTGRPVTGGLSSADRARLMDRFAQACRDVLAVLDDEDSPPRRVVDAAHRMKGSGGTYGFPEVSAAARALERTAQAVESGSGGAASMQGDTAALRDRLHAALRAIEKGEAGLT, via the coding sequence TTGCTCTTCGCTCTTCTTTTCACCACTCCGGCCCTGGCCACGGTCCTGCCGCAGGCGGAGCGCGGCGTGCTCGATCTGCGCGGCTGGTACGCGGACCTCGACGGACCGGTGTCGCTGGACGGCGAGTGGCTGGTGTCCTGGGACCGTTTGGCCGGTGAGGAAAGCCTGAACCCGCTGCCGGAACCGGACGGACGAATCTGGACGCCATTTACCCTGCCGGCGATCTGGAACGGCGCCGAGCGCCCGGACGGGCAGGAGATGGGCGGATTTGGCGCCGCCACCTTCCGCCTGAAGATTCTGCTGCCGCCCGGCATGCCGCCGCTGACGCTGAAGATGCCGCCGGTCAATTCGGCCATGCGGGTGTGGGTGGACGGCCGCTCGGTCGCCGCCGCCGGGGTTCCGGCCCTGGCCGCCGCGCAGGAGCAGTCCTCCTCCGTCTCCCGCTTCGTCACGCTGCATGGCGGCCAGCGGGTGATCGAACTGGCGGTGGAGGTCTCCAACCACTTTCATTTCGAGGGCGGGATCGGGCGCACGATCTATCTCGACGCCAACGGTGGGCTGTCGCGGCTGTGGCAGCGGCAGTTGATGACCAACGCCGGGGCGTTGATGTCCTTGTCCCTGATGGCGTTGTTCATCGGCGCCTTCCTCCGTCGGCGCCTCTCGGCGGCCCCGCTGTTCCTGGTCATGCTGCTGGCCGCCTGCGCCATGCGGCTGATCTGCACCAGCGAACTGCTGCGCGTCTTCTTCCCCGGCGTGTCGGAGGTGTGGGCCTACCGGCTGGAATATCTGCCGATCTACATGTTCTACCCGATCTACTTCCACTTGCTGCGCGAGCTGTTTCCCGGATGCCTGCACCGCGGGGTGGGGCGTGCCATGATGGCGGTCGCGGTGCCGGGCATGTTCCTGGTGCTGGTGACCGAACCGGCGCAATTCACCCGGTTGCGCGACGTGGCGAGCCTGCTGCTGGTGCTGTCGGCCCTGTACTTCGCGTGGCGCCTCACCGTCGCCGCCCTGCGTCGCCATTCCGGCGCGCTTCTGCTGGGGGCGGGGGCACTCGCCTTCCTGGGATCGGTGGTGCACGACGCGCTGATGTACGCGCATTTCTTCGAGAGCATCGACCTCGTGCCCTACGGGGCGCTGCTGTTCCTGTTCGGCCACGCGCTTGTGCTGGGGCGGCGGGTGGAGACGGCCTTCCTCAATGAGCGCCGGCTGTCGCAGGAACTGGTCGCCCTCAACGAGGGGTTGGAACTCCAGATCGCCGAACGCACCCGCGCCCTGTCGGACAAGTCCGCGACGCTGGAACGCTTCCTCGCCAACCTCAGCCACGAGGTCCGGACTCCGCTGAACGCCATTCTGGGCATGGTGCGGGTGATCCGTCGCGAGGGGGCGACCGACCAGTTGGACGAGCGGCTGCGCGTCGCGGACGGAGCGGGGCGGCACCTCGTCTCCATGCTCGACACCATCCTCGACCTGTCGCGCCTGGAGGCGGGCCGGATGGAATTGCACCCCCAGCCCACCGACGTGGTGGCGCTGGTCGAGGACGCGGTGGCGCTGATGCGCGCGGGCGCCGAGGAGAAGGACCTCGCCCTGTCCCTGACGGTCAGCGGGCTGGGGGCGGAGCGCTTTTGGATCGATCCATTGCGCTTGCGCCAGATCGTTCTGAACCTGTTGAGCAACGCCGTGAAATTCACCGAACGCGGCGGGGTGGAGGTGACACTGACCGCCAGGCCGCCGCCGCCGGATGCGGCCAGCGGGACGGTCGTCCTATGCCTGACCGTGGCGGACAGCGGTCCCGGTGTGCCGCGGGCGGCGCAGGGCATCATCTTCGAACCCTTTCATCGGCTGGAAGGAACCCGCCTGGAGGGCAACCGCCGCGACGGCGCCGGCCTGGGTCTCGCCATCGTGAACGGGCTTGTCCGGCTGATGGGCGGCGACGTTTGCCTGGAAGGCAGACCGGGCGGCGGCTCCCTCTTCACGGTCTCGCTGGCGACACGTCCACTGCCGGTGGCCGATCCGTCGCCGGACCGCGCCGCTCCCATGCCGGTGCCGGGAAGCCTGGACATCCTGGTGGTGGAGGACGCGCCGGAGAACCAAGCCATCCTTCGGGAGTATCTGGCGCCCGGCGGCCACCGCGCCGTCTATGTGGAGAGCGGGGAGGAGGCCTTGGCGGTTCTGGCGGCCAGGACTGTGGATGTCGTGCTGCTCGACATGCGGTTGCCGGGCATCGATGGGGTGGAGGTGACGCGGCGCATCCGCGCGTTGCCCGACGCCGAACGGGCGCTGGTGCCGGTGATCGCGGTGACCGCCAACAGCTCGCCGGAGGACCGGGCGGACTATCTGGAGGCCGGCGTGGACGAGGTGGTGGCGAAGCCGGTGGACCCCGACGCGCTTCAGGACGCGCTCGCCCGCCACGCGCCGTCCGGCTCGTGCGCGCCCGCTCCGTCCTTTGCGGTTCAGGGGGCGCCGCTCACCGGGAGACCGGTCACGGGCGGGCTCTCCAGCGCCGACCGCGCGCGGTTGATGGATCGCTTTGCCCAAGCCTGCCGGGATGTGCTGGCGGTTCTCGATGATGAGGACTCGCCGCCCCGGCGGGTCGTCGACGCGGCCCACCGCATGAAGGGCAGCGGCGGCACCTATGGATTTCCAGAGGTGAGCGCCGCGGCGCGGGCGCTGGAGCGGACGGCGCAGGCCGTCGAAAGCGGGAGCGGGGGGGCCGCTTCCATGCAAGGGGACACGGCGGCGCTGCGGGACCGGCTTCACGCCGCTCTACGCGCCATCGAAAAGGGGGAGGCGGGACTGACATGA
- a CDS encoding response regulator transcription factor, whose amino-acid sequence MLVVEDSPETQDLIATYLEHQGLRVLRAANGAELTERIAQDRPDLVLLDINLPDCDGLALAERLRLGETVPLIFVTGRDSPTDRIAGLSHGGDYVTKPVDLLELLIRIRNLLRRSGASASPSVPAESAAVPAPDAPLAFRGWRLDLVRRALFRPDGSYLALTTGEFNILAALAAMRPNPVSREYLLDVISNRDPRSISEHTVDTLITRLRRKMRLDDGAASPIVTVRGVGYALESDES is encoded by the coding sequence GTGCTGGTGGTCGAGGATTCTCCCGAAACGCAGGATTTGATTGCCACTTATTTGGAGCACCAGGGGTTGCGGGTGCTGCGGGCCGCAAACGGGGCGGAACTGACGGAGCGCATCGCGCAGGATCGGCCGGACCTTGTGCTGCTCGACATCAACCTGCCGGATTGCGACGGGCTGGCCCTTGCCGAGCGGCTGAGGCTGGGGGAAACCGTTCCGCTGATCTTCGTGACCGGTCGCGACAGCCCGACCGACCGCATCGCCGGCCTGTCCCACGGCGGCGACTATGTGACCAAGCCGGTCGACCTGCTGGAATTGCTGATCCGCATCCGCAATCTGCTGCGCCGCTCGGGGGCATCCGCGAGTCCGTCCGTGCCCGCCGAAAGCGCCGCGGTTCCAGCGCCCGACGCGCCGCTTGCCTTCCGGGGTTGGCGGCTGGATCTGGTGCGCCGTGCGCTGTTCCGTCCCGACGGTTCCTATCTCGCTTTGACGACGGGGGAGTTCAATATCCTGGCGGCATTGGCGGCCATGCGGCCCAACCCGGTCAGCCGCGAATATCTGCTGGACGTGATCAGCAACCGCGACCCGCGCTCCATCAGCGAGCATACGGTCGATACGTTGATCACCCGGCTGCGTCGCAAGATGCGGCTGGATGACGGCGCGGCCTCGCCGATCGTTACCGTCCGTGGGGTCGGATATGCATTGGAATCTGACGAATCTTGA
- a CDS encoding response regulator, which produces MQRSLVSRSAERIALAGQTAAGCPAPSYTAAPSILIIGNDSAAIVGIRDCALRLGHQVQDTRDVISALGLLDVDRSVGVVFVDGGSPWFDGLALMERLHRTHRGLACILFARNPEADDVVRALRLEAADVVTDPEDEAQIERALARVLNGGEGIASSAPHRSPVSMGSHDDALEQAYRHGLALVETVRALRGEAAAARVMPFVAAHRAAAAPATAPAAIATAVHPDCEAAAEGGAPDSLGILTAIRRKRAAREKFFPKGLFEDPCWDMLLDLMINHLQGRRISVSSLCIASGVAQTTALRRITDLHDRGLVRRIADDKDGRRVFIELTEEGVAAMERYVETVGPLG; this is translated from the coding sequence ATGCAACGGTCCCTGGTTTCGCGTTCGGCGGAGCGTATCGCGCTGGCTGGTCAAACGGCGGCGGGTTGCCCAGCACCGAGTTACACGGCGGCACCTTCCATTCTGATCATCGGCAACGACAGCGCGGCTATCGTCGGCATTCGTGACTGTGCCCTGCGGCTCGGTCACCAGGTGCAGGACACGCGCGACGTGATCTCGGCGCTGGGCCTGCTCGACGTGGACCGCAGCGTCGGCGTCGTGTTCGTGGATGGTGGGTCGCCCTGGTTCGACGGGCTGGCGCTGATGGAGCGGCTGCACCGCACCCATCGCGGCCTCGCCTGCATCCTCTTCGCCCGCAACCCCGAGGCGGACGATGTGGTGCGCGCCCTGCGGCTGGAAGCTGCCGACGTGGTCACCGACCCGGAGGATGAGGCGCAGATCGAACGCGCGCTCGCCCGCGTCCTCAACGGCGGGGAGGGGATCGCCTCGTCGGCCCCGCATCGGTCGCCGGTGTCGATGGGCAGCCATGACGACGCGCTGGAGCAGGCCTACCGCCATGGGTTGGCGTTGGTCGAGACGGTGCGCGCCTTGCGCGGAGAGGCTGCGGCGGCCCGCGTGATGCCCTTCGTCGCGGCCCATCGCGCGGCCGCGGCACCAGCAACCGCTCCTGCTGCAATCGCAACCGCGGTTCACCCCGATTGCGAAGCGGCGGCCGAAGGCGGCGCGCCGGACAGCCTGGGCATTCTGACGGCGATCCGGCGCAAGCGCGCCGCCCGCGAGAAGTTTTTCCCCAAGGGCCTGTTCGAGGATCCCTGCTGGGACATGCTGCTGGACCTGATGATCAACCATCTTCAGGGGCGGCGGATTTCCGTGTCGTCGCTGTGCATCGCATCCGGCGTGGCGCAGACCACGGCGCTGCGCCGCATCACCGACCTGCACGACCGCGGGCTGGTCCGTCGCATCGCCGACGACAAGGACGGGCGCCGCGTCTTCATCGAACTGACCGAAGAGGGCGTCGCCGCCATGGAGCGTTACGTGGAGACGGTCGGCCCGCTGGGCTGA